The window TATCTGTGAAAGGTACTCATCAGTAAAAATAATGATGCTGGAGGCACTGATTTACTTGATTAATTAAATGCACGCCTTACTGGATGGACTTGACCTATATGTCCAACAAAGACTAAGGGGCCGGCCCTCTGGTTTGAAATCGGGCTATCCCAAAGATTATAGTTTTGAGACACAAATCAGGATTGTAACCTGGATAATTTATCTTACCATTCAAATTATAGTCTCCTAATTTTAATTAATACTTCAACCAAACATGAAATAAATTTAAGTCCAAATTCTTAACTAGAATGACTCACCTAATCCCTTCAACCAAACGATCAGTAACTACATCCAGATCTGCAAACTAAGTTATTCCACAGATACAAAAGCACAGGGCACATGCCATGCCACCTTTATTGCGGTATATCTCGTTCCAACCTTTATTTTAGTACTATATAATTACTTGTTCAAAGTGTGGTAAGCAATGATCATTCCATCACATAATTAAAAATTTGTTATACTAAGCATTACTAATGCACTTACCATACAAATACAAAGCCGTGAGACAGGCCTCTGCAAAAACAGATTAAAGAAGATAACAAAAAACCAACACGCATTCTATCGTTTTTTGCTGTCAACAAAGATTATTTAACCAACCACGGTCTCTTCAGGATCCTACATTTTTACCAAGTAGTACTATTTTCAAGGCAAACTAATTAATATTGTAAAACTCAAATTCTCCCAATTAACCTAGTATATCCCCTCCGACCACTCTCGATCCCATAATCTGCTTTTgatatttagtaggcgtttggccatagaaataaaaaaaaaaaaaatcactttttttggaattttggagttgtctttggccatagtttttgaagttgtattttttttgttgaaagtAGTTGTTTTGGATGTGCAAAaagtgaaaattttgaaaaacaagtttttcttgtttttgcaattccagaatacaacttcaagttgtatttggaattcttAGGGCCAAACACTGATTCCAGAAAAAAGTGAAataaaatttcagaaaaaaagtgaataattcttatggccaaacgggccctaatTAGATTAAAAAAGAATCTGTACTTCAATTCCATGTAAAATTTTCTGTCCTCGTAATATTTTTAAAAGACCCAAATGCGCTGTTAGTTGACTTACAAAATGCCTAATCTTTCTCAATTTTCATTGAATTGAAGGTGAGAATTGGCAAGGACAGCCAGTTTGAGATATTGTGCCAATTCCCGTTTTGAACTACCACTAACTGATTTCACAATTTTAACAAGACTGATAGATAAACTGTGCTAATAGCAGGAAAGATAACCAACTTCTACTCCACTTAGATAGTAGCAATATCAGAATTTGTGACTTTACCTTCTAAAGGGTATTTGGGGCATCAAAAGAGCAACCAAATCACTCAGCTAAAGAAAACCAGCATCAACCAAAAAAATCTCAGCCTCAAAACTGTCCACCAGCTTAGCTGGCCAACAAAGATACCAAAAATTGCTAGGAATACTAATCAAACAAGAGATCTTGCACACACAAAATATCTAAACTACCCACAAAATAGTAAATATCGCTGGAAACAGATTATCCATCCACTTGACATTCAATGCTGCATTGGCATCAAAGTTTCAATCTTTTGCCGAAAGTGTGCCATCAAAGTTTCAAAGATTCTtcatccaccccccccccccccccccggggaaAACCACctccccacacacacacacacacaaaaaaaaaaaaaaaaaaaaaataattaaaaactgAGATTTCAAATAGAAGGTATACAGAATCAGCAGCATTTCGACCACAAACTTCAATTTGATTTACTAAAGATTGATTTTTACTACTTTAATTAGGCCTTGAAACACTAACAATAAGTAACAAATAACCAAAGCTATATCTCCTACTACATCAGAAGCAAATATATTAATCTAGAAATTACACAAAGAAACAGTCAAAGAGAAAAAATGCCATTAAATTAAATCCAATAAGCCCAAGAAAAAACCATAGGTAATCCAATAATTCCACATTAAATTAAAACACCCAATCTGACTATGCCTAATGTTCTTCAGGCTTTCTACAGAGAATCATATGCATAGGACTAAAAATCCCTTTCTCACCACCTTTAGCCAAATAATCAGCTGTCACAAACAACATTTTGTGCACATCAACTGTACCCTTAGGTGCAATTCCAAGCCAAGAAAGCACTGTAACAACAATATGGTTCCTCCAATAAGCAATTCTCCCCATTTGCAACCTCGTCCACCATGGGTTTGCTGGTGGCTTTGCCAAATCTTTTTCGTCCACAACTTCAAACCCGACCTTCTTAGCAACCTCAGCAATGTCATTGTAACTTCTCAAACCGGGTAACGCATCACCCCTTTCGATACCATGAATAATCTCAACATGTTCAGGATCATCAGCGTTGTACAATTCAGTTGTAACCCATTCGTACGAAACGTACATCGATCCGGGCTTCAAGACCCGGTAAATTTCTTGGTATACTTCTTCCAGTTTTGGTGCATGACATGTTGCTTCAATCGAATACGCTCCATCAAAACTGTTGTCACTAAAAGGCATTTCTAGGAAATTCCCACATACCACTTCACATAAGGAGTCAAGGCCCGCTTTCTTGTTATGGTCCCGGGCCCGTTGTACTTGGTACTCATTAATAGTGATgccaacaacattagcctttgaATGGGCCGCGATGGCCCGCATAGGCCCTCCAACCCCGCAGCCCGCATCAAGAACGCGGGCTCCGGGCTTTACGCCCAACAGATCCACAGCCCTCTCTTCGTGAATGCGCGTGCAATCACGATGAGATTTTCCAGGGATAGAAGGGGAAAAGTGAAAAGACTGACCCCAACCCCATTCATAAATATCCGTCACCAGATTATAAAAAGTGTCGACAAAAGCAGGAACATTTTCAGTAGTTTCGATTTCTTTAGGGCGACGAAAGAAAGACCAGTACTGTTTGTACTTGTCTTGAACTTTCTCTTTGGCAATAGAACCACCAGAAAGTTGAACGGCAGTTTTACCCTTCTGCTCGGCAGAACCAAGGATGCAAATGAACCAATAAAGGCCGCCCGCGACAAGGGAATATGTTGCCAAGAGAGTGAGAGAATCCATTCaggaaaagagagagaaagagaagagaaaagtgAGAACAAATTAGACAAGTGCAAGAAAAGGAGCAGCCTTTTTATTGGTTTTTTTCCTTTTAACAAAGGAAGAAGTGGTTTGGACTGATTGCACGATGTGGTTCGTGACAGTCACGTAACGACGCGTCCACATCATCTATTGCGTGTCAGAGGTGCAGGTGGACACAAAAGAGTTACgtgaacctatttcttttttaatcGTGTCAAAATTAATTATCTCTTTTCTAATTTAAAAATAAACTcattttatgaaatgatttacaatcacacaaatatttaagacttattttgaatcataaattttaaaagttatTCACTTTTTCTTAAATGTCACGTccagtcaaataggttcacataaattgaaacatagGGATTATATAGGTTATTGGAAAGATTTATAAGTTACTCTCTCCATCCCAAAAAAATTGTCCTGTTTTGACTTgacataaagtttaagaaataaagaaagattttttaaatgtgtggtccaaaacaagtattagatatttgtgtagctgtaaatcatctcataaagttaaattatttctaaatattgaAAGGAGACAATCtttttgaaacaaactaaaaagaaaaggagaataatctttttggaacagagggagtataagtaATTGGACTATATTTGAGTTTGAATTTAAAAATTGAAACAAATTCTTGAACTTATCGTGAAATTGTTTGTGAAAACTGAAAATTAAAAGCCACTATGAAACAAATATTTAAGGAATATTAGAATATTCCCCATTTTccctttaaaaattaaataaacttaATACTTCATCCTTCTATTAAGGTGTTGATTGAATACGAAATTTAAGAATTCGAAAaagctttaattttttttttctgttagtAAGATAATGAACCTTTCTATCAAGTAGGTTCAAAtaaattatattttcaaaatgAAATTGAATGCTAATCTGAAAAGATAATTAGACAAACGAATACGGAAAATCTGTCCCGGAGAAAGTATTTAATATTTGAAATTAAAACATGATGTGAAGTTCAAATATTAAACTGCAAAATTTATTTAAGTGTACATAGAACAGATCTGCAAGCAAAATAGTAgagatctttttttttcttttttttttttttttttttgagatttcACTTCATAACACTAATCCCCCTATAGTTTAAAATAGTAGAGATCATTTCCCCAGACTTATTTGCTTTGGCTTATTGCATTTTTGGAAGAATTATAATTATGTCACTTGGTGCAAATAATAAAATAATTCAAATAAGGTAAGATCTTAATTAGATTTAAAGTCCTAAATGTTAAAACTTCCtacgtactccctccgtcccataataagtgtcaccttagccaaaaacacgcatattaagaaatcaatgaTGAAGTGTAAAGTTTATCAAATTAcctttatgtaaaaaaaaatattttttcctcttgatgttaaagcatgcacaagtagttcatcttttgacattgggaatccaaaCATAATTATTTAGAGTACAACTAATTCTTTTGCCTCTTACTAATCCTATCTTCCATTGGCCAAAACTTTCATTGACATTGTGAATCTAACTTTTGGCTTTGAATAAAGAAATTGTAATTTTTTATCCAAGAGCAAAGatggaaaaaactagtcaatatatgcattggtatcctaaggtgacacttattatgagacaaaaaaatttggctaaggtgacgcttattatgggacggaaggAGGAGTTCATAAAAAGAAATTATATTATAAGCAAAATTTTGGTTGATCTCAACGAACTAAATATTACTCTCTTAGTTTCAAATTAGTTATCGtgtttcgcttttcgagagtcaaactattTGAACTTTGACTAATATTTTAATATGCATTTTTCATCATATTGAAATGAGAAAAATTACAACTATAGTACTTCTCATatacagtggcggatccaggatttttactcagggtgttcggaaaaaaaaaactaaatatacactgtaatttttgcCGAGGGTATTCAAAAAttcatatatgcacataaacacagaaaatttaccctatatatacactgtaattttttgccgacggtgttcgggtgaacaccctggcccCGATGTAGATCTGCTCGTATAGTTtctgaaaatttaatttttaattgtaAATTATTGAGTTGATCTAATCTAGCTTAGCTtcataaattagtcaaatttacTTTTGAGAAGCCAAACATAACAACTAATTTGAGAGAAGGAATAGAAAATACTGATTAAATGACAAGTTTACTCaaggtgaaattttgaaggctaaaAGAAATCAATCATCATTTAGCATAGAGATCTCGTGTTTTGCTAATGGTAATTACAGTTTTGAATGACGCTGGTCTG is drawn from Lycium barbarum isolate Lr01 chromosome 8, ASM1917538v2, whole genome shotgun sequence and contains these coding sequences:
- the LOC132606659 gene encoding 24-methylenesterol C-methyltransferase 2-like, producing the protein MDSLTLLATYSLVAGGLYWFICILGSAEQKGKTAVQLSGGSIAKEKVQDKYKQYWSFFRRPKEIETTENVPAFVDTFYNLVTDIYEWGWGQSFHFSPSIPGKSHRDCTRIHEERAVDLLGVKPGARVLDAGCGVGGPMRAIAAHSKANVVGITINEYQVQRARDHNKKAGLDSLCEVVCGNFLEMPFSDNSFDGAYSIEATCHAPKLEEVYQEIYRVLKPGSMYVSYEWVTTELYNADDPEHVEIIHGIERGDALPGLRSYNDIAEVAKKVGFEVVDEKDLAKPPANPWWTRLQMGRIAYWRNHIVVTVLSWLGIAPKGTVDVHKMLFVTADYLAKGGEKGIFSPMHMILCRKPEEH